The following coding sequences are from one Maniola hyperantus chromosome 7, iAphHyp1.2, whole genome shotgun sequence window:
- the LOC117983420 gene encoding oxidative stress-induced growth inhibitor 1-like — MRDTMKPCQHTLSDDVVYKEVVVIGNGPSGMVTSFMLAGNIPHLKPVPDHLPIDEMLKIRLQSLPPGQNLLEVDLMTLAEGLEGRSQNPIALLVDNLVRPCADLGLQEDPLIEWRYDVEKQIDHVVLGKGPPGGAWHTFPGGVRTLSPGAWLSLPPHAGVGDKTTGRVPARAVAAYCRRYVQACKLQRYFRCGVAVTSVTRAPRAPPPCHQSCPRAANFWVSGYDKSKGCGFRYACRRVIVACGAGDRPNVLPAHVSRHAVHSLDQVERALHLLATREGEGPEKSVLVVGSGVSAADAVRLARLAALPVRHVHRSPADSLAKLAPVAYPDYCHVYKMMLDGPSGNHPHYTPYPEHMIVEISPVTCEDSSPKLKQEQDETLQPKRVKLLNLVTNDTLEITVCLIAILIGSKPDLFFLQTNFSLNEIDIQKECIKCMEKKEESQRLCFLKSHWNNLKNVLEQGIQSCKSRYLNYNEINGNTDTKCRETNCNKRKMSEGNLELDNDNTSAVKCKCTNTNTKIIPYECVKKIECDCQPVNPYSSGMGFGVDPNKPVDGRSNPIAIDKSTHEILNSPKGMYALGPVTADNFIRFIPGGAVAIVAHLHKEMKNAE, encoded by the exons ATGCGAGACACGATGAAGCCCTGCCAACATACACTGTCGGATGACGTGGTTTACAAAGAAGTTGTGGTTATCG GCAATGGCCCCAGCGGCATGGTGACGTCATTCATGCTGGCCGGCAACATTCCCCACCTCAAGCCAGTCCCTGACCACCTGCCCATCGACGAAATGCTGAAAATCAG ACTACAAAGCCTGCCTCCCGGACAGAACCTCCTGGAGGTCGATCTCATGACACTGGCCGAAGGTCTGGAGGGCCGCAGCCAGAACCCCATAGCTTTACTA GTAGACAATTTAGTGCGGCCCTGCGCAGACCTGGGCCTGCAAGAAGACCCGCTCATAGAGTGGCGGTACGACGTTGAGAAACAG ATCGACCACGTAGTCCTGGGTAAAGGTCCCCCAGGCGGCGCGTGGCACACGTTCCCCGGGGGAGTTAGAACCTTGTCCCCCGGGGCGTGGCTCTCGCTTCCCCCACACGCCGGGGTGGGGGATAAAACTACCGGGAGAGTGCCTGCGCGAGCTGTGGCTGCTTACTGCAGGCGATACGTACAGGCGTGCAAACTGCAG AGGTACTTCCGGTGCGGCGTGGCGGTGACCAGCGTGACGCGAGCTCCTCGGGCGCCGCCGCCCTGCCACCAGTCCTGTCCCCGCGCCGCCAACTTCTGGGTCTCCGG GTACGACAAGTCCAAAGGCTGCGGTTTCCGGTACGCGTGCCGCCGCGTCATAGTGGCGTGCGGCGCGGGCGACAGGCCCAACGTGCTGCCCGCGCACGTGTCCCGCCACGCCGTGCACTCGCTGGACCAAGTCGAGCGGGCTCTGCATCTGTTGGCTACCAGAG AAGGGGAAGGTCCAGAGAAGTCGGTGCTCGTGGTGGGGTCGGGGGTGAGCGCGGCGGACGCGGTGCGACTGGCGCGCCTCGCGGCGTTGCCCGTCCGCCACGTGCACCGCAGCCCGGCTGACTCGCTCGCCAAGCTGGCGCCAGTCGCCTACCCGGACTACTGCCAT gtaTACAAAATGATGCTCGACGGTCCATCAGGAAACCATCCCCACTACACTCCGTATCCAGAACACATGATAGTGGAGATCAGCCCAGTTACCTGCGAGGACTCCTCACCCAAACTCAAACAGGAACAAGACGAGACCTTACAACCAAAACGGGTCAAACTCCTCAACTTAGTCACAAACGACACCCTAGAAATAACAGTATGCCTTATAGCTATCCTTATCGGTTCAAAACCAGATCTATTCTTCCTCCAAACCAACTTCAGCTTAAACGAAATAGATATACAGAAGGAGTGCATCAAATGCATGGAGAAGAAAGAAGAGAGCCAAAGACTGTGTTTCCTTAAAAGCCATTGGAATAACCTCAAAAACGTCCTCGAACAAGGCATACAGAGTTGCAAGTCGAGATATTTAAACTACAACGAAATAAATGGCAACACTGATACAAAATGTCGGGAAACCAACtgtaataaaaggaaaatgagCGAGGGAAACTTAGAATTAGACAATGACAACACTAGCGCTgtgaaatgtaaatgtacaaatACTAATACGAAAATCATTCCGTATGAATGTGTGAAGAAAATTGAATGCGATTGCCAACCGGTTAACCCGTATAGTTCCGGTATGGGTTTTGGTGTGGACCCCAATAAGCCGGTAGATGGGAGGTCGAACCCCATAGCAATAGATAAGAGTACCCATGAGATACTAAATTCCCCTAAGGGCATGTACGCACTGGGGCCGGTGACCGCAGACAATTTCATTCGTTTCATCCCAGGCGGCGCGGTCGCGATAGTCGCGCATTTACACAAGGAAATGAAGAACGCAGAGTGA
- the Vhl gene encoding von Hippel-Lindau-like protein, translating to MAERDRERRRRENEVPGELLYETDEKGQQVVVKSMESTSSAYLRFTNRTSRAVDVWWRDFRGAKRHYVRLEAGTYFDINSFITHPWEFSDVVTKESCVINNKPIFRPPRNIGGMMYRTNWNITIRVRCLRDTALLALAQHLQDAEAVYALGLPRVLADELQKLIVVFHRPRTPPQRD from the coding sequence ATGGCGGAACGAGATCGAGAGAGAAGACGGCGAGAAAACGAGGTTCCGGGGGAACTACTGTACGAGACAGACGAGAAGGGTCAACAGGTTGTAGTTAAGTCTATGGAATCAACATCAAGCGCGTACCTTCGGTTTACAAACAGAACTTCGCGCGCAGTCGACGTGTGGTGGAGGGACTTTCGAGGCGCAAAAAGACACTACGTAAGGTTAGAAGCGGGCACGTATTTCGACATTAACTCCTTCATCACCCATCCGTGGGAATTCAGCGATGTTGTAACTAAAGAAAGCTGTGTGATAAACAATAAACCTATATTCAGACCACCTAGGAACATAGGTGGTATGATGTATAGAACTAATTGGAATATAACAATAAGGGTAAGATGTCTGCGAGACACTGCGTTGCTGGCCCTAGCGCAACACCTACAAGACGCAGAGGCAGTATATGCCCTCGGCTTACCCCGAGTCTTAGCAGATGAGCTTCAGAAACTAATTGTAGTATTCCACAGGCCACGGACGCCTCCGCAGCGTGATTGA